In one window of Bombus vancouverensis nearcticus chromosome 10, iyBomVanc1_principal, whole genome shotgun sequence DNA:
- the nAChRa3 gene encoding nicotinic acetylcholine receptor alpha3 subunit isoform X1: MMKSLVGIMWIVLVLISGCSGNPDAKRLYDDLLSNYNKLVRPVVNVTDALTVKIKLKLSQLIDVNLKNQIMTTNLWVEQSWYDYKLKWDPKEYGGVEMLHVPSDHIWRPDIVLYNNADGNFEVTLATKATLNYTGRVEWKPPAIYKSSCEIDVEYFPFDEQTCVMKFGSWTYDGFQVDLRHIDEIRGSNIVNIGVDLSEFYTSVEWDILEVPAVRNEKFYTCCDEPYLDITFNITMRRKTLFYTVNLIIPCMGISFLTVLVFYLPSDSGEKVSLSISILLSLTVFFLLLAEIIPPTSLVVPLLGKFVLFTMILDTFSICVTVVVLNVHFRSPQTHVMAPWVRRVFIHVLPRLLVMRRYNTSSKRSDYDSRPQYQIDKRTMGAHHGQRVMVRTCNGLELRDPSLFVETSASELVESSVLFPSLDSRDELHPRELEAVNLGSACRIHGSPATTAAPPPQLPTEESVDALCNTLHHWHHCPELYKAIEGIRFIADHTKREEDSTRVKEDWKYVAMVLDRLFLWIFTLAVVVGTAGIILQAPTLYDDRIPIDVRLSEIASTTAKPHITTSL; this comes from the exons ATGATGAAGAGCCTGGTGGGGATCATGTGGATAGTGTTGGTGCTCATATCAG GATGCTCAGGAAATCCAGATGCGAAACGATTGTACGACGACCTCCTGTCGAATTACAACAAGCTGGTTCGTCCAGTGGTCAACGTCACAGACGCCCTCACCGTTAAAATCAAGCTCAAACTCTCGCAGTTGATCGATGTT AATCTCAAAAATCAAATCATGACGACGAACCTCTGGGTGGAACAG TCATGGTACGATTACAAGTTAAAGTGGGATCCAAAGGAATATGGTGGGGTGGAGATGTTGCACGTGCCATCCGATCATATATGGAGGCCCGATATAGTTTTGTATAACAA TGCCGACGGTAATTTCGAGGTGACGCTGGCAACGAAGGCGACGTTAAATTACACAGGGAGGGTCGAATGGAAGCCACCGGCCATATACAAGTCTTCCTGCGAGATCGACGTAGAATACTTTCCGTTCGACGAGCAGACGTGCGTCATGAAGTTCGGCTCGTGGACTTACGATGGCTTCCAG GTCGATCTACGGCACATCGACGAGATCCGTGGCAGCAACATCGTAAATATCGGCGTCGATCTGTCGGAGTTTTACACTTCCGTCGAGTGGGATATCCTCGAAGTCCCAGCCGTGAG aaatgaaaaattttacaCGTGCTGCGACGAGCCCTACCTCGACATCACGTTCAACATCACCATGAGACGGAAGACTCTGTTTTACACTGTCAACCTTATAATACCGTGTATGGGCATCTCGTTTCTCACGGTGTTGGTCTTCTATCTGCCAAGCGACAGTGGCGAGAAG GTCAGCCTATCAATTTCGATTTTACTGTCGCTGACTGTGTTCTTCCTCCTGCTGGCCGAAATTATCCCGCCCACGTCGCTCGTGGTACCGCTTCTCGGTAAATTCGTCCTCTTCACCATGATCCTAGACACCTTCAG TATATGCGTAACCGTGGTAGTCCTTAATGTTCACTTCCGGTCGCCACAGACGCACGTGATGGCACCATGGGTCCGTCGTGTTTTTATCCATGTTCTGCCAAGACTACTGGTGATGCGCAGGTATAATACGTCTTCGAAGAGATCCGATTACGATTCCAG gCCGCAGTACCAGATAGACAAACGTACCATGGGTGCCCATCACGGCCAACGCGTGATGGTCAGAACGTGCAATGGTCTCGAATTACGAGACCCATCTCTCTTCGTAGAGACTTCGGCCTCGGAGCTGGTTGAGTCCTCCGTTTTGTTCCCGAGTCTCGATTCGCGGGACGAATTACACCCTCG GGAATTGGAAGCTGTGAATTTAGGAAGTGCGTGTCGCATTCACGGTTCACCAGCAACCACGGCTGCTCCTCCACCGCAACTGCCGACCGAGGAGAGCGTGGACGCTCTCTGTAACACTCTTCATCATTGGCATCACTGCCCAGAACTATATAAGGCTATTGAAGGCATTCGTTTTATTGCTGACCATACGAAAAGAGAAGAGGACTCTACCAGA GTCAAAGAAGATTGGAAATACGTCGCGATGGTGCTTGACAGGTTATTCCTGTGGATTTTTACACTAGCCGTAGTCGTCGGCACGGCAGGTATCATCCTGCAGGCACCAACGCTCTATGACGATCGCATCCCCATTGACGTGCGACTGTCCGAGATCGCTTCCACCACTGCCAAGCCACACATCACCACAAGCCTCTGA
- the nAChRa3 gene encoding nicotinic acetylcholine receptor alpha3 subunit isoform X2 codes for MMKSLVGIMWIVLVLISGCSGNPDAKRLYDDLLSNYNKLVRPVVNVTDALTVKIKLKLSQLIDVNLKNQIMTTNLWVEQSWYDYKLKWDPKEYGGVEMLHVPSDHIWRPDIVLYNNADGNFEVTLATKATLNYTGRVEWKPPAIYKSSCEIDVEYFPFDEQTCVMKFGSWTYDGFQVDLRHIDEIRGSNIVNIGVDLSEFYTSVEWDILEVPAVRNEKFYTCCDEPYLDITFNITMRRKTLFYTVNLIIPCMGISFLTVLVFYLPSDSGEKVSLSISILLSLTVFFLLLAEIIPPTSLVVPLLGKFVLFTMILDTFSICVTVVVLNVHFRSPQTHVMAPWVRRVFIHVLPRLLVMRRPQYQIDKRTMGAHHGQRVMVRTCNGLELRDPSLFVETSASELVESSVLFPSLDSRDELHPRELEAVNLGSACRIHGSPATTAAPPPQLPTEESVDALCNTLHHWHHCPELYKAIEGIRFIADHTKREEDSTRVKEDWKYVAMVLDRLFLWIFTLAVVVGTAGIILQAPTLYDDRIPIDVRLSEIASTTAKPHITTSL; via the exons ATGATGAAGAGCCTGGTGGGGATCATGTGGATAGTGTTGGTGCTCATATCAG GATGCTCAGGAAATCCAGATGCGAAACGATTGTACGACGACCTCCTGTCGAATTACAACAAGCTGGTTCGTCCAGTGGTCAACGTCACAGACGCCCTCACCGTTAAAATCAAGCTCAAACTCTCGCAGTTGATCGATGTT AATCTCAAAAATCAAATCATGACGACGAACCTCTGGGTGGAACAG TCATGGTACGATTACAAGTTAAAGTGGGATCCAAAGGAATATGGTGGGGTGGAGATGTTGCACGTGCCATCCGATCATATATGGAGGCCCGATATAGTTTTGTATAACAA TGCCGACGGTAATTTCGAGGTGACGCTGGCAACGAAGGCGACGTTAAATTACACAGGGAGGGTCGAATGGAAGCCACCGGCCATATACAAGTCTTCCTGCGAGATCGACGTAGAATACTTTCCGTTCGACGAGCAGACGTGCGTCATGAAGTTCGGCTCGTGGACTTACGATGGCTTCCAG GTCGATCTACGGCACATCGACGAGATCCGTGGCAGCAACATCGTAAATATCGGCGTCGATCTGTCGGAGTTTTACACTTCCGTCGAGTGGGATATCCTCGAAGTCCCAGCCGTGAG aaatgaaaaattttacaCGTGCTGCGACGAGCCCTACCTCGACATCACGTTCAACATCACCATGAGACGGAAGACTCTGTTTTACACTGTCAACCTTATAATACCGTGTATGGGCATCTCGTTTCTCACGGTGTTGGTCTTCTATCTGCCAAGCGACAGTGGCGAGAAG GTCAGCCTATCAATTTCGATTTTACTGTCGCTGACTGTGTTCTTCCTCCTGCTGGCCGAAATTATCCCGCCCACGTCGCTCGTGGTACCGCTTCTCGGTAAATTCGTCCTCTTCACCATGATCCTAGACACCTTCAG TATATGCGTAACCGTGGTAGTCCTTAATGTTCACTTCCGGTCGCCACAGACGCACGTGATGGCACCATGGGTCCGTCGTGTTTTTATCCATGTTCTGCCAAGACTACTGGTGATGCGCAG gCCGCAGTACCAGATAGACAAACGTACCATGGGTGCCCATCACGGCCAACGCGTGATGGTCAGAACGTGCAATGGTCTCGAATTACGAGACCCATCTCTCTTCGTAGAGACTTCGGCCTCGGAGCTGGTTGAGTCCTCCGTTTTGTTCCCGAGTCTCGATTCGCGGGACGAATTACACCCTCG GGAATTGGAAGCTGTGAATTTAGGAAGTGCGTGTCGCATTCACGGTTCACCAGCAACCACGGCTGCTCCTCCACCGCAACTGCCGACCGAGGAGAGCGTGGACGCTCTCTGTAACACTCTTCATCATTGGCATCACTGCCCAGAACTATATAAGGCTATTGAAGGCATTCGTTTTATTGCTGACCATACGAAAAGAGAAGAGGACTCTACCAGA GTCAAAGAAGATTGGAAATACGTCGCGATGGTGCTTGACAGGTTATTCCTGTGGATTTTTACACTAGCCGTAGTCGTCGGCACGGCAGGTATCATCCTGCAGGCACCAACGCTCTATGACGATCGCATCCCCATTGACGTGCGACTGTCCGAGATCGCTTCCACCACTGCCAAGCCACACATCACCACAAGCCTCTGA